ACGGACGCGTCGACTACGACGCCTACCTCCGAGACGAGAGCCAGGACGTCGCTCGTGCCTACGGCGCGGTCTGCACGCCGGACCCGTTCCTCTTCGAGAACAGCGCAGCGCCACGCGCCGCGGAGAGTCCAGCGGCTACGCCGCGAGACGACGACGGTGAGTTCCGTCTGGTCTACCACGGTCGGCTCGACGACGCTCCCAACCCCGACGACGAACCGAGTCGGGTCCACATCCGCGACGCGATCGACGCCGTACTGGCCGGCGAAGCCGTCGATCTCGAGTGGGAGCCGTCCCGCGGCTGTTCGATCAAGTGGCGAGCGG
The Natrinema salaciae genome window above contains:
- a CDS encoding thioredoxin family protein, with amino-acid sequence MVLKESESELEAGDVAPDFELEGVDGETYTLASFGDDEALLVVFTCNHCPYAQAKFELLNELADEYDDVSVVGINANDAAEYPDDSFEKMREFVADGRVDYDAYLRDESQDVARAYGAVCTPDPFLFENSAAPRAAESPAATPRDDDGEFRLVYHGRLDDAPNPDDEPSRVHIRDAIDAVLAGEAVDLEWEPSRGCSIKWRAE